From Pelmatolapia mariae isolate MD_Pm_ZW linkage group LG1, Pm_UMD_F_2, whole genome shotgun sequence, one genomic window encodes:
- the shcbp1 gene encoding SHC SH2 domain-binding protein 1 — MEQDSRDAACPGNDASDVVVVNLDFGNGDTDNGPADKGYSGANINRALFKNEEEKKDEDGSDDDSGTYYYNTEASGTRLQRREPPSGGSSSLPDTFQTSHLLFYERFKAYQDYMLGDCKPSEVKDFTADYLEKTVEPCDWLALWSTDIFDVLVEVRDVEVKDLKARVRLVLPLRCDTRGCELNEEAMTSLLEATQHKVPLQELQVVYEESGDFDQTALALEHVRFFYKHIWREWDEEEEDDDFDYFVRCVEPRIRLYYDMLEDRVPAGLVAEYQSLLEKCSKCFQQFSALRSGLSADSDSELDNVSMVEGLKLCDQLETFKRKLRIIENPLLRYVLAYKGNTRQQCAQSRGPRASGAKVVHVVTASCSTVQLQSLLSARLIPLCSSEDTEIQFHREPVSAVDSCHQGDLVVVLPGMYSVSSCIFIPDSITIEGFGFPDEVVIEKKSKGDSFVESTGADVRLSNIKFIQHDAIEGILCVRQGTLNMENCVLQCDTTGVIVRTSARLTMNMCDLYGSKGAGVEIYPGSVCSLVGNGIHHCKDGILIKDFADQMDAMPSITMENNVIHNNEGYGVILVKPNSGEEPSIPVSRSEEHPDAHTQEEKQGGSLDHHLISTSFSTPPVNTTSTSKPLLPLLAESAKNSSDGDAAASTGRKWQFSRQLSRNVEMSSKAVEDLKDHQIFVSFQGNQFKRNGMGDFGTFCY; from the exons ATGGAGCAGGATTCGCGGGATGCTGCGTGTCCGGGGAACGACGCGTCAGACGTGGTCGTGGTTAATCTGGACTTTGGTAACGGAGACACGGACAACGGCCCGGCCGATAAAGGCTACAGCGGGGCGAATATAAATCGAG CCCTCTTTAAAAatgaggaggagaagaaagatGAAGATGGTAGTGATGACGACAGTGGAACATACTACTATAACACTGAAGCGTCGGGGACTCGGCTGCAGAGACGTGAGCCACCTTCAGGAGGAAGTTCAAGTCTTCCTGACACGTTCCAGACCAGCCACCTGTTGTTCTATGAGAGGTTCAAGGCCTACCAGGACTACATGCTTG GAGACTGTAAGCCTTCAGAGGTGAAGGACTTCACAGCAGACTACCTGGAGAAGACGGTGGAGCCATGTGACTGGTTGGCTCTTTGGTCTACTGATATCTTTGATGTTCTGGTGGAG GTGCGAGATGTGGAAGTGAAGGACCTGAAGGCACGTGTGAGGCTGGTGCTGCCTCTGCGGTGTGATACCAGAGGCTGTGAGCTCAATGAAGAAGCCATGACATCTCTTCTGGAGGCCACTCAGCACAAAGTGCCCCTGCAGGAGCTGCAGGTGGTCTACGAGGAGTCTGGGGACTTTGATCAGACTGCCCTTGCCCTTGAGCATGTAAG GTTTTTCTATAAACACATCTGGAGGGAGTgggatgaggaagaggaggatgatgacTTTGACTACTTTGTCCGCTGTGTGGAACCCCGGATAAGACT CTACTACGACATGTTGGAGGACAGAGTCCCAGCAGGCCTGGTGGCAGAGTACCAGTCCTTACTGGAGAAGTGTTCCAAGTGCTTCCAGCAGTTCTCCGCGTTGCGCAGTGGCCTCAGTGCCGACTCGGACTCAGAGCTTGACAACGTGTCCATGGTAGAGGGCCTGAAGCTCTGTGACCAGCTGGAGACCTTCAAACGCAAGCTGCGCATCATTGAGAACCCCCTGCTGAG ATACGTGCTGGCCTATAAAGGAAATACGAGGCAGCAGTGTGCGCAGAGCAGAGGACCTCGAGCATCAGGCGCAAAGGTGGTTCATGTGGTTACAGCGTCCTGCAGCACCGTTCAGCTGCAGTCCCTGCTTAGTGCCAGACTCATACCTCTATGCTCATCTGAAGACACTGAAATTCAG TTCCACAGAGAGCCAGTATCAGCTGTGGATTCATGCCATCAGGGCGACTTGGTGGTTGTTCTCCCAGGAATGTACAGTGTCAGCAGCTGCATCTTCATACCAGACTCCATCACCATAGAAG gctttGGGTTTCCTGATGAAGTGGTGATtgagaagaaaagcaaaggTGACTCATTTGTGGAGTCTACAGGCGCTGATGTCAGACTCTCCAACATCAAGTTCATCCAGCATGATGCCATTGAAGGCATTCTGT GTGTGCGTCAGGGGACTCTGAATATGGAGAACTGTGTGCTACAGTGTGACACCACTGGAGTCATCGTGAGAACATCTGCCCGTCTCACCATGAACATGTGCGACCTGTATGGCTCCAAG GGGGCAGGTGTGGAGATTTACCCCGGCAGCGTTTGCAGTCTTGTTGGTAACGGCATCCATCATTGTAAGGATGGGATCCTCATCAAG GACTTTGCTGATCAGATGGATGCAATGCCTTCCATCACCATGGAGAACAATGTGATCCACAACAATGAAGGCTATGGGGTGATTCTGGTGAAACCCAATAGTGGGGAAGAGCCCAGCATCCCTGTGAGCAGAAGTGAAG AGCACcctgatgcacacacacaagagGAAAAGCAGGGAGGATCTTTAGACCATCACTTGATCTCCACCTCATTTTCAACACCACCTGTCAACACCACGTCCACCAGCAAACCCTTGCTACCTCTTTTGGCTGAGTCTGCTAAGAACAGCTCAGACGGTGATGCGGCTGCGTCCACAGGCAGGAAGTGGCAGTTTAGCCGTCAGCTAAGCAGGAACGTGGAGATGTCCAGCAAAGCTGTTGAGGATCTGAAAGACCACCAAATCTTTGTGTCCTTTCAAGGAAACCAGTTCAAGCGCAACGGCATGGGCGATTTTGGCACCTTCTGCTACTAA
- the tssc4 gene encoding U5 small nuclear ribonucleoprotein TSSC4, protein MCDQKHVREHGDMINSDDGDQLSASDESEPEQQPSRAPFDPDLDHSDHDDDEHDNVCAPATIPISQSSFSLSGGTSAFSDRSHSIFDCLDSIGRQTFSSLNQNTVADESSLHSQNTSHPSSICPTPPKKRLVPDYLVHPERWTHYSLEDVNESSDQENSRVAYQFLSSLGQEAKGSSPCDLQHKMIFRPKQLPKEQPNDQLSLVSAKETGMHLSHLLEEEEDEEAEGRKTEENLDKTEKGQKDEEKDMSGAIGQGEEKKGVQKEKVEESRYQFTSFRNMMTKNYRKRSGCEDN, encoded by the coding sequence ATGTGTGATCAGAAGCATGTCAGAGAGCATGGTGATATGATAAACAGTGACGATGGAGACCAGCTGTCAGCCAGTGATGAATCTGAGCCTGAACAACAACCCAGCAGAGCACCATTTGACCCAGACCTAGACCACAGtgatcatgatgatgatgaacatGATAATGTGTGTGCACCAGCAACTATTCCCATATCTCAGAGTTCATTCAGTTTGAGTGGAGGGACCTCAGCCTTCTCTGACCGCAGCCACAGTATCTTTGACTGCCTAGACAGTATTGGCAGGCAGACTTTCTCCTCTCTAAATCAGAACACTGTTGCAGACGAATCCTCACTTCACAGTCAAAACACAAGCCATCCGTCATCCATCTGTCCCACACCACCAAAGAAGAGATTAGTCCCAGACTACCTAGTGCATCCTGAGCGCTGGACACATTACAGTCTGGAGGATGTGAATGAGAGCAGTGATCAGGAAAATAGCAGGGTGGCTTATCAGTTCCTGTCCAGCCTGGGGCAAGAGGCAAAAGGCAGTTCCCCTTGTGACCTCCAGCACAAGATGATCTTCAGACCCAAGCAACTGCCGAAGGAACAACCTAATGATCAGCTTTCTCTTGTGAGTGCAAAGGAGACAGGAATGCATCTCAGTCACCtactggaggaggaggaggacgaagaggcagaaggaaggaaaacagaagaaaatctAGACAAAACTGAGAAAGGACAAAAAGATGAAGAGAAGGACATGAGTGGAGCTATTGGTCaaggagaggaaaagaaaggggtgCAAAAAGAAAAGGTAGAAGAGTCCAGGTACCAGTTTACCTCCTTCAGGAATATGATGACTAAAAACTACAGGAAGCGTTCCGGCTGTGAGGACAACTGA